One genomic segment of Deltaproteobacteria bacterium includes these proteins:
- the serA gene encoding phosphoglycerate dehydrogenase gives MSDSIKRVLVSDKLSQEGLAIFEAAEGIEVDNRPGLSPEELLACIGDYHGLAIRSGTKVTAEVLAAAKKLEVVGRAGIGVDNVDREAASRRGVVVMNTPGGNTVTTAEHTLAMLMSVSRHIPQATATLKAGKWEKKKLQGRELFNKTLGVIGLGAIGRIVADRAMGLKMKVIGYDPLLDGEDARTLGVELVSLDELYRRSDYVTVHVPMTDETRGMIDAAVIEKMKPGVFIINCARGGIVDEAALDQALAAGRIGGAAFDVFVEEPPPADHPLLKHDTFVCSPHLGASTEEAQVNVAVAVAEQMVEYLTTGNPRNAVNLPAVPSDVREVIAPYLELAHRLGALAGQLAPKGAKRFTLTTAGEVAQVSSRPLASKALAAFVGARLDGNVNEVNAPHLAAEHGLELIEARAGSAGRFVSLIQIEVESEGGSFELAGTLFGEDDPRIVRMQGHDLEAIPEGALLVFHNDDQPGVVGGIGTLLGQAGINIAGMQLSLHDETGKAMSIVNVARLPDEEVLAKLAALPHILWVRTAQL, from the coding sequence ATGAGCGATTCCATCAAGCGTGTGCTGGTCTCCGACAAGCTCTCCCAGGAGGGCCTCGCCATCTTCGAGGCCGCCGAGGGCATCGAGGTCGACAACCGACCGGGGCTCTCACCCGAGGAGCTGCTGGCCTGCATCGGCGACTACCACGGCCTCGCCATCCGCAGCGGCACCAAGGTGACCGCGGAGGTGCTGGCCGCCGCGAAGAAGCTCGAGGTGGTCGGCCGGGCGGGGATCGGCGTGGACAACGTCGACCGCGAGGCCGCCTCCCGCCGCGGGGTCGTGGTGATGAACACCCCGGGCGGCAACACCGTGACCACCGCCGAGCACACTCTCGCGATGCTGATGTCGGTCTCCCGGCACATCCCGCAGGCCACGGCCACCCTCAAGGCGGGCAAGTGGGAGAAGAAGAAGCTGCAGGGCCGCGAGCTCTTCAACAAGACCCTCGGCGTGATCGGCCTGGGCGCCATCGGCCGGATCGTCGCCGACCGGGCCATGGGCCTGAAGATGAAGGTGATCGGCTACGACCCGCTCCTCGACGGCGAGGACGCCCGGACCCTGGGCGTCGAGCTGGTCAGCCTCGACGAGCTCTACCGCCGCTCGGACTACGTCACCGTGCACGTGCCGATGACCGACGAGACCCGCGGCATGATCGACGCGGCGGTGATCGAGAAGATGAAGCCGGGCGTCTTCATCATCAACTGCGCCCGCGGCGGCATCGTCGACGAGGCCGCCCTCGACCAGGCGCTCGCCGCCGGCCGGATCGGCGGCGCCGCCTTCGACGTCTTCGTCGAGGAGCCGCCCCCGGCCGATCACCCGCTGCTCAAGCACGACACCTTCGTCTGCTCCCCGCACCTCGGGGCCTCCACCGAGGAGGCGCAGGTGAACGTGGCGGTGGCCGTGGCCGAGCAGATGGTCGAGTACCTCACCACCGGCAACCCCCGGAACGCGGTGAACCTGCCCGCGGTGCCCTCCGACGTGCGCGAGGTCATCGCGCCCTACCTCGAGCTCGCCCACCGCCTCGGGGCGCTCGCCGGCCAGCTCGCCCCGAAGGGGGCGAAGCGCTTCACCCTGACGACCGCCGGCGAGGTGGCCCAGGTGAGCAGCCGGCCCCTGGCCTCGAAGGCCCTGGCGGCCTTCGTGGGCGCGCGCCTCGACGGAAACGTCAACGAGGTCAACGCGCCGCACCTCGCCGCCGAGCACGGGCTCGAGCTGATCGAGGCCCGCGCGGGCTCGGCCGGCCGCTTCGTGAGCCTGATCCAGATCGAGGTCGAGTCCGAGGGCGGCAGCTTCGAGCTCGCCGGCACCCTCTTCGGCGAGGACGATCCCCGGATCGTCCGGATGCAGGGCCACGACCTCGAGGCCATCCCCGAGGGGGCGCTCCTGGTCTTCCACAACGACGACCAGCCGGGCGTCGTCGGGGGGATCGGCACCCTGCTGGGGCAGGCGGGGATCAACATCGCCGGGATGCAGCTCTCCCTCCACGACGAGACGGGCAAGGCGATGTCGATCGTGAACGTCGCCCGGCTGCCCGACGAGGAGGTGCTGGCGAAGCTGGCCGCCCTACCGCACATCCTCTGGGTGCGCACCGCGCAGCTTTGA